A stretch of Gemmatimonadaceae bacterium DNA encodes these proteins:
- a CDS encoding radical SAM protein yields MQQPALFSAAVERSLRQLPVIGEQRDITYYGSHARSIINGPEITGMGFWSINPYIGCAFGCAYCYARYAHRYVMERATAADRLTGAAEQDVGGGRIPPWLAFERHIFVKRNGPELLARTLRHGSDRFRALAEGDWIAIGTATDPYQPAERRFAITRGILEVLAEHPGLHVSITTKSPLVTRDVDVLARIARHSAISVHVSLITVNRSLARRLEPRAPTPDARLRAIARLHDAGVAVSVNCMPVLPGITDHPRDLEALVRCVADAGASHISTGALRLQHEARKRYLPFIAQEFPELAPRYARAYAHAYLPGDLYRERLAALMARLCRAHGLRRKTYEGDDAEAEAEAADSPNDTSGETDAASEAGLQLSLAL; encoded by the coding sequence ATGCAGCAGCCCGCTCTTTTTTCAGCCGCCGTCGAACGCTCTCTCCGCCAATTGCCGGTCATCGGCGAGCAGCGCGACATCACGTACTACGGCAGCCATGCCCGGAGCATCATCAACGGGCCCGAGATTACGGGGATGGGGTTCTGGTCGATCAACCCCTACATCGGCTGCGCGTTCGGGTGCGCGTACTGCTATGCCCGCTACGCGCACCGTTACGTGATGGAGCGCGCCACCGCCGCCGACCGGCTGACCGGTGCCGCCGAGCAGGATGTCGGGGGAGGGCGCATTCCGCCTTGGTTGGCGTTCGAGCGCCACATCTTCGTCAAGCGCAACGGGCCCGAGTTGCTGGCGCGCACGCTTCGCCATGGGAGCGATCGTTTCCGCGCGCTCGCCGAAGGCGACTGGATCGCCATCGGAACGGCGACGGATCCGTATCAGCCGGCCGAGCGCCGGTTCGCGATCACGCGCGGCATTCTCGAGGTGCTGGCCGAGCATCCCGGGCTGCACGTCTCGATCACCACCAAGAGTCCGTTAGTCACTCGCGACGTGGACGTGCTGGCGCGCATCGCCCGGCATTCGGCGATCAGCGTGCACGTGTCGTTGATCACGGTGAACCGGTCGTTGGCGCGCCGGCTCGAGCCGCGTGCGCCGACGCCGGATGCGCGGCTGCGGGCGATCGCGCGGCTGCACGACGCCGGCGTGGCGGTGAGCGTGAACTGCATGCCGGTGCTGCCGGGCATCACCGATCATCCGCGCGATCTCGAGGCGCTGGTGAGGTGTGTGGCCGACGCGGGGGCGTCGCACATCTCGACGGGGGCGCTGCGGTTGCAGCACGAGGCGCGCAAGCGGTATCTCCCGTTCATCGCCCAGGAGTTTCCGGAGCTCGCGCCGCGCTACGCGCGCGCGTATGCGCACGCGTATCTCCCGGGCGACCTCTATCGCGAGCGGCTGGCGGCGCTCATGGCCCGGCTCTGCCGCGCGCACGGCCTGCGCCGCAAAACCTACGAGGGCGACGACGCCGAGGCCGAGGCCGAGGCCGCCGATTCGCCTAACGACACGTCGGGCGAGACCGACGCGGCGTCCGAGGCCGGTCTGCAGCTCTCGCTGGCGTTGTGA
- a CDS encoding error-prone DNA polymerase: MTEPRAAPGPNAEYVELHCHSAYSLLDGASHPDALVARAHRLGFSALALTDHDELGGAVAFAQAADDVGLGGIIGAEITVRHEAPPDADDSHLVLLAATREGYANLSTIITRARMESGRGQPGVSLDVVARHAAGLFALTGCPRGWVPRRIARGDPDGACEAAATLLDIFAGQVAIECWDHGLDDERRLVPQLMAIARALDIPWVVTNDVHYAEPRGRIVHDVLVSLRHQRTLDTMGTRLRPNGEWYLKSARQMARRWQQYPEGLRATRDIAERCAFRMYELEPTLPKFPLPPGVTADEYLARLVEAGAAERIPGFRDAAAYRAQIAHELDIIRKLGMAGYFLIVWDIVRFSRREGILCQGRGSAANSVVCFCLGITAVDPVKLGLLFERFLSEDREGAPDIDIDFAHRDRERVLQYVYDRYGREHAAMVCEQITYRTKSAIRDAARVLGFSVEQADALSLHSDRFQDEDHARPDAPARSPFPMPDTDAAAASLDAADRRVRALPAIVRGLRRIPRHRSIHVGGFVLTEEPLSHVVPIEPAAMEARTVIQWEKDDVEIMGLVKIDLLGLGMLTLIQDCLRYIRDTRGHTVDLARLDYTDQAVYDDLCRADTIGVFQVESRAQMNTLPRLKPRCFYDLVVEVAIIRPGPIQGEMVHPYLRRRANEEAVTYPHPSVAPILERTLGVPLFQEQGMQVAIAAAGFTPGEADALRRAMGHKRSHERMAAICERLIEGMKRNGIPEETARRIYKQINAFADYGFPESHAASFALLVYASAYLKHYYAPEFTAAILNAQPMGFYSPGTIIEDARRHGVPIRPVDASRSAFECTLERDPATPTASPAVRLGFRLIKGLGSRSRDLLDAALRTGGPFQSIADFVRRSGLDRRALRAVAESGALDGFVPDEPDARRRRAAIWRMLETFRGEAGALAPNRPKLDVPASVPAMSTLELTAADYRLTGVSFHGHPLKHLRPILTPNGVHTAREVLALPDGARNVAMAGLVICRQRPGTAKGFVFLTLEDETGLLNVVVTPKQFERQALLITTAPLLLVRGALQVEQRVVNLRGEVFRALRFDVGAEGIRPHDFR, encoded by the coding sequence ATGACTGAGCCGCGCGCCGCGCCCGGGCCCAACGCCGAATACGTCGAGCTCCACTGCCACTCCGCGTATTCCCTGCTCGACGGCGCCTCGCACCCCGATGCGCTCGTGGCCCGCGCGCACCGCCTGGGCTTCTCCGCGCTCGCCCTCACCGACCACGATGAGTTAGGCGGGGCCGTCGCCTTCGCCCAGGCCGCCGACGACGTCGGGTTAGGCGGCATCATCGGCGCCGAAATCACCGTGAGGCACGAGGCGCCGCCCGACGCCGATGACTCCCACCTCGTGCTCCTCGCCGCGACGCGCGAGGGGTACGCCAACCTGTCCACGATCATCACCCGCGCGCGCATGGAAAGCGGCCGCGGCCAGCCCGGCGTGTCGCTCGACGTCGTGGCCCGACACGCCGCCGGCCTCTTCGCGCTCACGGGATGCCCACGTGGATGGGTGCCGCGCCGCATCGCACGCGGCGACCCCGACGGAGCATGCGAGGCCGCGGCCACGCTGCTCGACATCTTCGCCGGCCAGGTCGCCATCGAATGCTGGGACCACGGTCTCGACGACGAACGGCGACTCGTCCCGCAGCTCATGGCGATCGCGCGCGCCCTCGACATCCCCTGGGTAGTGACCAACGACGTGCACTACGCCGAGCCCCGCGGGCGGATCGTGCACGACGTGCTCGTCTCCCTCCGCCACCAGCGCACGCTCGACACGATGGGCACGCGCCTCAGGCCTAACGGCGAATGGTACTTGAAGAGCGCGCGGCAGATGGCGCGCCGCTGGCAGCAGTACCCCGAGGGGCTGCGCGCCACGCGCGACATCGCCGAGCGCTGTGCGTTCCGGATGTACGAGCTCGAACCCACCCTGCCGAAATTCCCGCTCCCCCCGGGCGTCACCGCCGATGAGTACCTGGCCCGGCTGGTCGAAGCCGGGGCGGCGGAACGCATCCCCGGATTCAGGGACGCGGCGGCCTATCGCGCCCAGATCGCCCACGAGCTCGACATCATCCGCAAGCTCGGCATGGCCGGCTACTTTCTGATCGTCTGGGACATCGTGCGCTTCTCGCGGCGCGAGGGCATCCTCTGCCAGGGCCGCGGCTCCGCCGCCAACTCGGTGGTCTGCTTCTGCCTCGGCATTACCGCCGTCGACCCGGTCAAGTTAGGCCTGCTCTTCGAGCGCTTCCTGAGCGAAGACCGCGAAGGCGCCCCCGACATCGACATCGACTTCGCCCACCGCGACCGCGAGCGCGTGCTCCAGTACGTGTACGACCGCTACGGCCGCGAACACGCCGCCATGGTGTGCGAGCAAATCACCTACCGCACGAAGTCCGCGATCCGCGATGCCGCGCGCGTGTTGGGCTTTTCCGTCGAGCAGGCCGATGCGCTGTCCCTCCACAGCGACCGGTTCCAGGACGAAGACCACGCCAGGCCCGACGCGCCCGCGCGGTCCCCGTTTCCCATGCCCGACACCGACGCCGCCGCGGCGTCGCTCGATGCCGCCGACCGCCGCGTCCGCGCGCTCCCCGCGATCGTCCGCGGCCTGCGCCGCATTCCGCGCCACCGCTCGATCCACGTCGGCGGCTTCGTCCTAACGGAAGAGCCGCTCTCGCACGTCGTGCCCATCGAGCCCGCCGCCATGGAGGCCCGCACCGTCATCCAATGGGAAAAGGACGACGTCGAAATCATGGGCCTCGTCAAGATCGATCTTCTGGGACTGGGCATGCTCACGCTCATCCAGGACTGTCTGCGCTACATCCGCGACACGCGCGGCCACACCGTCGACCTCGCCCGACTCGACTACACCGACCAGGCGGTGTACGACGACCTCTGCCGCGCCGATACGATCGGCGTCTTCCAGGTCGAAAGCCGCGCGCAGATGAACACGCTGCCGCGGCTCAAACCGCGGTGCTTCTACGACCTGGTCGTCGAAGTCGCGATCATCAGGCCGGGTCCCATCCAGGGCGAGATGGTGCACCCGTACCTCCGGCGCCGCGCCAACGAGGAAGCCGTCACCTACCCGCACCCGTCTGTCGCGCCGATCCTCGAGCGCACGTTAGGCGTCCCGCTGTTTCAGGAGCAGGGGATGCAGGTGGCGATCGCCGCCGCCGGCTTCACGCCCGGCGAAGCCGATGCCTTACGACGCGCGATGGGGCACAAGCGGAGCCACGAGCGCATGGCCGCGATCTGCGAGCGGCTCATCGAGGGCATGAAGCGCAACGGGATTCCCGAAGAAACCGCCCGCCGGATTTACAAGCAGATCAATGCCTTCGCCGACTACGGCTTCCCCGAATCGCACGCCGCGAGCTTCGCGTTGCTCGTGTACGCGAGCGCCTACCTCAAGCACTACTACGCACCCGAGTTCACGGCGGCGATCCTCAATGCCCAACCGATGGGCTTCTACTCGCCCGGCACGATCATCGAAGATGCGCGCCGCCACGGCGTGCCCATTCGCCCCGTCGATGCCTCGCGCTCGGCCTTCGAGTGCACGCTGGAGCGCGACCCGGCGACGCCCACGGCGTCCCCCGCCGTGCGGCTCGGCTTCCGGCTCATCAAGGGACTGGGATCCCGGTCGCGGGACCTGCTGGACGCCGCGCTGCGCACCGGCGGGCCGTTCCAGTCCATCGCCGACTTCGTTAGGCGATCGGGGCTGGACCGCCGCGCGCTCCGCGCGGTGGCCGAGTCGGGTGCGTTGGACGGCTTCGTGCCCGACGAACCGGATGCCCGCCGGCGGCGCGCCGCGATCTGGCGGATGCTCGAAACGTTCCGCGGCGAAGCCGGCGCGCTGGCGCCCAACCGCCCCAAGCTCGACGTGCCGGCGAGCGTGCCGGCCATGTCGACGCTCGAGCTCACCGCCGCCGACTACCGCCTCACCGGCGTGTCGTTCCACGGCCACCCGCTCAAGCACCTGCGGCCGATTCTCACGCCTAACGGAGTGCACACGGCGCGCGAGGTCCTCGCGCTCCCCGATGGCGCACGAAACGTCGCGATGGCGGGCCTCGTGATCTGCCGGCAGCGGCCGGGCACCGCCAAGGGATTCGTCTTCCTCACGCTCGAGGACGAGACCGGGCTGCTGAACGTGGTCGTGACGCCGAAGCAGTTCGAACGGCAGGCGCTGCTCATCACCACGGCGCCGCTCCTGCTCGTGCGCGGCGCGCTGCAGGTGGAGCAGCGCGTGGTCAATCTGCGCGGCGAGGTGTTTCGCGCCCTGCGCTTCGACGTCGGCGCCGAGGGCATCCGCCCGCACGATTTCCGTTAG
- a CDS encoding LPXTG cell wall anchor domain-containing protein: protein MQLRKTVAAASLALIVSSTLAVTARAQVCECKFPESNESGSVAGAFGGGLFAGLVAAVLHIKHTHEASLQPRVDPFTADPVGVAPVVETATGEVANSDSTAPAAGGPEADRARAAGSGPASPHVRRYAAGRPPRLTADEAMQEGLVPPKTATMMPAYALIGLGSLLLGLFLVRQRTSHRRRRY from the coding sequence ATGCAGCTTCGAAAAACCGTTGCGGCGGCTTCGCTGGCGCTCATCGTGAGCAGTACGCTCGCGGTGACTGCGCGCGCGCAGGTCTGCGAGTGCAAGTTCCCCGAGTCGAACGAGAGTGGTTCCGTGGCCGGCGCGTTCGGCGGCGGTCTGTTCGCGGGGTTGGTGGCGGCGGTGCTCCATATCAAGCACACGCACGAGGCGTCGCTCCAGCCGCGCGTCGATCCATTCACGGCTGATCCTGTGGGTGTTGCGCCGGTTGTGGAGACGGCCACCGGCGAGGTTGCGAACAGCGACTCGACCGCTCCGGCGGCGGGCGGTCCGGAGGCGGATCGTGCGCGTGCGGCGGGTTCGGGGCCGGCGTCGCCGCACGTCCGGCGCTACGCGGCCGGTCGGCCGCCGCGGCTGACGGCGGATGAGGCGATGCAGGAAGGCCTGGTGCCGCCCAAGACGGCGACGATGATGCCGGCCTATGCGCTGATCGGGTTAGGCTCGCTGCTCCTGGGCTTGTTTCTGGTGCGGCAGCGGACGAGCCATCGGCGCCGGCGGTACTGA
- a CDS encoding class I SAM-dependent methyltransferase, which produces MPVRIAEMPGHHPRAALAKKERDIPPGGPRRLTHGVSAFADRFSRQAAAYASFRPRYPDALFAWLASLAPGAARAWDCATGNGQAATGLASRVDRVLATDASAPQLAHAQRLPNVHYVRMTAEAAALASGSVDVVTVAQALHWFDIPRFFAEVQRVLRPGGIVAAWCYSLIRIAPAIDQVIDHYYFETLRHAWAPERALVDRAYRGVPFPFDEIAAPAMAIVASLTRDQVIGYLRTWSATRVLQEREGRDPVLDVEQAIAPVWPDAHARLDVRWPLSFRVGRAA; this is translated from the coding sequence GTGCCGGTGCGGATCGCCGAAATGCCGGGGCACCATCCTCGCGCCGCGCTCGCGAAAAAAGAACGGGACATCCCGCCGGGCGGCCCGCGGCGCCTAACGCATGGCGTGAGCGCGTTCGCGGATCGGTTCTCGCGGCAGGCCGCCGCGTACGCCAGCTTCCGGCCCAGGTACCCGGATGCGCTGTTCGCCTGGCTGGCGAGTCTCGCGCCGGGCGCGGCGAGGGCCTGGGACTGCGCGACCGGGAACGGGCAGGCGGCGACCGGGCTCGCCTCGCGCGTCGACCGGGTTCTGGCCACCGATGCCAGCGCGCCGCAGCTCGCCCACGCCCAACGGTTGCCTAACGTCCACTATGTGCGCATGACGGCCGAGGCGGCCGCGCTGGCGTCGGGTTCTGTGGACGTGGTGACGGTCGCCCAGGCGCTCCACTGGTTCGACATTCCGCGATTTTTCGCGGAGGTCCAGCGGGTGCTCCGGCCGGGCGGTATCGTGGCGGCGTGGTGCTATTCGCTCATCCGCATCGCGCCGGCGATCGACCAGGTCATCGACCACTATTACTTCGAGACGCTCCGCCACGCCTGGGCGCCCGAGCGCGCGCTCGTCGACCGCGCCTACCGGGGCGTGCCGTTCCCGTTCGACGAGATTGCCGCGCCGGCGATGGCGATCGTGGCGTCGTTGACGCGCGACCAGGTGATCGGCTATTTGCGCACGTGGTCGGCGACGCGCGTGTTGCAGGAGCGAGAAGGGCGCGATCCGGTGCTCGATGTGGAGCAGGCGATCGCGCCCGTCTGGCCCGATGCGCACGCACGGCTGGACGTGCGCTGGCCCTTGTCGTTCCGCGTCGGACGCGCCGCGTGA
- a CDS encoding SET domain-containing protein-lysine N-methyltransferase, which translates to MPSPSRNPYFELRRSTIQGRGAFARRKIRKGTRIIEYTGERVSHEEADRRYDDEHMKRHHTFLFTLDRKTCIDAAVNGNDARFINHSCDPNCEAVIDGAHIYIEALRTIQPGEELVYDYQYEREDDATDDDEKLYPCRCGSPKCRGTILAPRSRKKNGTSRRAARGA; encoded by the coding sequence ATGCCCAGCCCATCGCGCAATCCGTATTTCGAGCTTCGACGCTCGACCATCCAAGGCCGCGGCGCGTTCGCGCGCCGCAAGATCCGCAAAGGCACGCGCATCATCGAGTACACGGGCGAGCGCGTGTCGCACGAGGAAGCGGACCGCCGCTACGACGACGAGCACATGAAGCGCCACCACACGTTCCTGTTCACGCTCGATCGCAAGACGTGCATCGATGCTGCCGTGAACGGGAACGACGCGCGCTTCATCAATCATTCGTGCGATCCGAACTGCGAAGCGGTGATCGACGGCGCCCACATCTACATCGAGGCGCTGCGCACCATTCAGCCCGGCGAAGAGCTGGTGTACGACTACCAGTACGAGCGCGAGGACGATGCGACCGACGATGACGAGAAGCTCTATCCGTGCCGGTGCGGATCGCCGAAATGCCGGGGCACCATCCTCGCGCCGCGCTCGCGAAAAAAGAACGGGACATCCCGCCGGGCGGCCCGCGGCGCCTAA
- a CDS encoding ABC transporter ATP-binding protein — translation MMTTPATRIAHEQRRAAPGASRAPSEKKKVDMSNAWAEARELIWRNRSQVSLGLGLMLINRLAGLVLPASPKLLIDRVIGKHQVNLLMPIALVVVVATLVQAGTTFALSQVMSVAAQRAIAEMRKRVNQHVLRLPVSYFDGTQTGILISRILNDAEGIRNLVGTGLVQLSGGLVTAVLALGVLFWLNWSLTTITLLILITFGGGMAMAFTKLRPIFRERSVITADVTGRLSQSLSGIRVVKTYIAERREQLVFARGVHRLLRNIARTITGVSALTAFTTLIVGAVGVLMIVVGGHAILAGTMTLGDFVTYVLFIGLVAAPLVQIASIGTQISEAFAGLDRIREIRMMATEDEHDAERGRVPDVEGDVRFEDVSFSYAENVPVLRDISFHAPAGSTTALVGSSGAGKSTLISLIMAFNHPQSGRILIDGRDLADLRLGEYRSHLGVVLQDNFLFDGTVAENIGFSKPGASAEEIRAAARAAHCDEFISRFTDGYETVVGERGVRLSGGERQRVAIARAILADPRILILDEATSSLDSESEALIRDGLRRLRRGRTTFVIAHRLSTIASADQILVLEEGRIVERGTQDQLLAAHGRYRQLYDKQYGLEVDRFVNPGEDFTPDESLGKELPRVRVTPDRSL, via the coding sequence ATGATGACAACCCCAGCCACGCGGATCGCGCACGAGCAGCGCCGGGCCGCACCCGGTGCGTCGCGGGCGCCGTCGGAAAAAAAGAAAGTCGACATGAGCAACGCCTGGGCCGAGGCGCGCGAGCTGATCTGGCGGAATCGCAGCCAGGTGTCGCTGGGTCTGGGGTTGATGTTGATCAATCGCCTCGCGGGCCTGGTGCTGCCGGCGAGCCCCAAGCTGCTCATCGACCGCGTGATCGGCAAACACCAGGTCAACCTGCTGATGCCGATCGCGTTAGTCGTGGTGGTCGCGACGCTGGTGCAGGCCGGCACCACCTTCGCGCTCTCACAAGTGATGAGCGTGGCGGCGCAGCGCGCGATCGCCGAAATGCGCAAGCGAGTCAATCAGCACGTGCTGCGGTTGCCGGTGTCCTACTTCGACGGGACGCAGACGGGCATTCTCATCTCCCGCATCCTGAACGACGCCGAAGGCATCCGCAATCTCGTGGGCACCGGGCTCGTGCAGTTGAGCGGAGGCCTGGTGACCGCGGTGCTTGCGTTAGGCGTGCTCTTCTGGCTCAACTGGTCGCTCACCACCATCACGCTGCTCATCCTGATCACCTTCGGCGGAGGCATGGCGATGGCGTTCACGAAGCTGCGCCCGATCTTCCGCGAGCGCAGCGTGATCACCGCCGACGTCACGGGCCGCCTCAGCCAGTCGTTGAGCGGCATCCGCGTGGTCAAGACGTACATCGCCGAGCGCCGCGAACAGCTCGTCTTCGCGCGCGGCGTGCACAGGCTGCTGCGCAACATTGCGCGCACGATCACCGGCGTGTCGGCGCTCACCGCGTTCACCACGCTCATCGTCGGCGCCGTCGGTGTGTTGATGATCGTGGTGGGCGGCCACGCGATTCTCGCCGGCACGATGACGCTCGGCGATTTCGTGACGTACGTGCTGTTCATCGGCCTGGTCGCTGCTCCGTTGGTCCAGATCGCGTCGATCGGCACGCAGATCAGCGAGGCGTTCGCGGGGCTCGACCGCATCCGCGAGATCCGGATGATGGCCACCGAAGACGAGCACGACGCCGAGCGCGGCCGCGTGCCCGACGTGGAAGGCGACGTGCGGTTCGAGGATGTGAGTTTCTCGTACGCCGAGAACGTCCCGGTGCTGCGCGACATCTCGTTCCACGCGCCGGCGGGATCGACCACCGCGCTCGTCGGCTCGAGCGGCGCCGGAAAGAGCACGCTCATCAGCCTCATCATGGCGTTCAACCATCCGCAGTCGGGGCGCATTCTGATCGACGGACGCGACCTGGCGGACTTGCGGTTAGGCGAATATCGCTCGCACCTCGGCGTGGTGCTGCAAGACAACTTTCTGTTCGACGGCACCGTCGCCGAGAACATCGGCTTCTCCAAGCCCGGTGCGTCGGCGGAGGAGATCAGGGCCGCCGCACGCGCCGCGCACTGCGACGAGTTCATCAGCCGGTTCACCGACGGCTACGAGACAGTGGTGGGCGAGCGGGGCGTGCGGTTGTCGGGTGGCGAGCGCCAGCGCGTCGCGATCGCACGCGCGATTCTGGCCGATCCGCGCATCCTGATTCTCGACGAAGCCACGTCGAGCCTCGACAGCGAAAGCGAGGCGCTGATCCGCGACGGACTGCGCCGGCTGCGCCGCGGCCGGACGACGTTCGTGATCGCGCACCGCCTCTCGACGATCGCCAGCGCGGATCAGATCCTGGTGCTCGAGGAAGGCCGCATCGTTGAGCGCGGCACACAGGACCAGCTGCTCGCGGCGCACGGCCGCTACCGCCAACTCTACGACAAGCAATACGGGTTGGAGGTCGACCGTTTCGTCAATCCGGGCGAGGATTTCACGCCGGACGAATCGTTAGGCAAGGAGCTGCCGCGCGTCCGCGTGACGCCCGACCGGTCGCTCTGA
- a CDS encoding FHA domain-containing protein — MNALPSWATGMDQTTWILVGCAILALVVAVIIVRRKRAAHRIEALPPLVFEVHDRREPRLKPAAFGRSSGAAAYPPMYQPPEPVRNYEPPPAEPWPYAPPDGRTIEMPRGGAVPNGYLPGRLEITGGPHRGEAIRFPRVDGGSAADYTLGRGEGPPRTHIRLPITTVSRQQARLHYEGGRWKIINLSQTNPTAVNGQVLHTPEGVRWLQDGDTVEMGELVLLFRSS; from the coding sequence ATGAACGCACTCCCTTCGTGGGCAACCGGGATGGACCAGACGACGTGGATTCTTGTCGGATGCGCCATTCTGGCGCTCGTTGTCGCCGTGATCATCGTACGGCGAAAGCGCGCAGCGCATCGGATCGAGGCGCTGCCGCCGCTCGTGTTCGAGGTGCACGACCGGCGCGAGCCGCGGCTCAAACCTGCCGCGTTCGGAAGGAGTAGCGGCGCGGCTGCGTACCCGCCGATGTATCAGCCGCCGGAGCCAGTGCGCAACTATGAGCCGCCGCCGGCGGAGCCGTGGCCGTACGCACCGCCCGACGGGCGTACGATCGAGATGCCGCGCGGCGGCGCCGTGCCTAACGGATATCTGCCCGGGCGCCTCGAGATCACGGGCGGCCCGCATCGCGGCGAGGCCATTCGGTTCCCGCGCGTCGATGGCGGAAGCGCGGCGGACTACACGCTCGGCCGCGGCGAAGGTCCGCCCCGCACGCACATCCGCCTGCCGATCACCACGGTGAGCCGGCAGCAGGCGCGCCTGCACTACGAGGGCGGACGCTGGAAGATCATCAACCTGTCGCAGACCAATCCGACCGCGGTGAACGGCCAGGTGCTGCACACGCCCGAGGGCGTGCGCTGGCTGCAGGACGGCGACACGGTGGAAATGGGAGAACTGGTGCTCCTGTTCCGCTCGAGCTGA
- a CDS encoding nucleotidyltransferase family protein → MIAGLVLAAGASRRFADGRGAQKLVAPAAGKPVVRWTVERVLASRVDHVVVVTGYERDAVKGALSNLRVRLVHNPNYARGLGASLEAGIAALPAAVTGAIIVLGDQPTVSTAVIDKLVDAWHERRMPIVAPLYCGVRGNPVLFAASVFHELRAVGGDRGARDIIARSPERVTLLDVDADMPLDVDDRASLDAVSRALAAEPAATGRT, encoded by the coding sequence ATGATCGCAGGCCTGGTGCTCGCCGCCGGCGCCTCCCGCCGCTTCGCCGACGGACGCGGCGCGCAGAAGCTCGTCGCGCCGGCAGCCGGCAAACCGGTCGTCCGTTGGACCGTCGAACGCGTCCTGGCATCGCGCGTCGACCACGTCGTCGTCGTCACCGGCTACGAACGCGATGCGGTGAAGGGCGCGCTGTCCAACCTGCGCGTTCGCCTCGTCCACAATCCGAACTACGCGCGCGGACTCGGCGCGTCGCTGGAGGCCGGCATCGCGGCGCTTCCGGCGGCCGTCACCGGCGCGATCATCGTGCTCGGCGATCAGCCGACCGTGTCCACAGCCGTGATCGACAAACTCGTCGACGCCTGGCACGAACGGCGCATGCCGATCGTCGCGCCGCTCTATTGCGGCGTGCGAGGGAATCCCGTGCTCTTCGCCGCGTCGGTGTTTCACGAGCTGCGCGCCGTCGGCGGCGATCGCGGCGCGCGCGACATCATCGCGCGATCGCCCGAACGAGTAACGCTGCTCGATGTCGACGCCGATATGCCGCTCGACGTGGACGATCGCGCGTCGCTCGACGCCGTCAGCCGCGCGCTCGCCGCCGAGCCTGCGGCGACGGGCCGCACATGA
- a CDS encoding XdhC family protein has product MTRAVPDDETFAQLDALQRGERRVAMATLVSTTGTTPKKEGAKMWVGEDGRIRGSVTIGGCVDAQVVGVSDDVLRSATPALLSLSLGDEEAWDLGLTCGGTVEVLVEPVQLDNDADPVVLAYGALRGEAAAGRRAVAVVPLGDGAAAPRRLVVREDGTAAGTLGDADLDRAAAQQALDVIAHGASRAAAVEAGGRRARCFFELHGPATTLVLFGAGQVAIPLARFAKGLGWNVILVDARERYATRDRFPDADDIRIGALGEIAEQLRYDASTIVILVAHDYKFELPALRVVLAQQPAYIGLLGSRRRGRAILEFLAADGFDAASLARVHVPVGLDIGARSAAEIALAALAEAIAVRTGRPGTPLRAAAGAPSA; this is encoded by the coding sequence ATGACGCGGGCCGTGCCGGACGACGAGACCTTTGCCCAGCTCGATGCGCTCCAGCGGGGCGAGCGGCGGGTGGCGATGGCCACGCTCGTGTCGACGACGGGCACGACGCCGAAAAAAGAAGGCGCCAAGATGTGGGTGGGCGAAGACGGGCGCATTCGCGGATCGGTCACCATCGGCGGCTGCGTCGATGCGCAGGTGGTCGGCGTCTCGGACGACGTCTTGCGCTCGGCGACGCCGGCGCTGCTGTCGCTCTCGTTAGGCGACGAGGAGGCCTGGGACCTGGGCCTGACGTGCGGCGGGACGGTGGAGGTGCTCGTCGAGCCGGTGCAGCTCGACAACGATGCCGATCCGGTGGTCCTGGCCTACGGCGCCCTCCGCGGCGAAGCCGCAGCGGGCCGCCGCGCGGTGGCGGTGGTCCCGTTAGGCGACGGCGCGGCGGCCCCGAGGCGGCTCGTGGTGCGCGAGGATGGCACCGCCGCCGGGACGTTGGGCGATGCGGACCTCGACCGCGCCGCGGCGCAGCAGGCGCTGGACGTCATCGCGCACGGCGCCTCGCGCGCCGCGGCGGTCGAGGCCGGCGGCCGCCGCGCCCGGTGCTTCTTCGAGCTGCACGGACCAGCGACCACGCTGGTGCTGTTCGGCGCCGGCCAGGTGGCGATCCCGCTCGCGCGCTTCGCCAAAGGCCTGGGCTGGAACGTCATCCTCGTCGATGCCCGCGAGCGCTACGCGACGCGCGACCGGTTCCCCGATGCCGATGACATCAGGATCGGCGCGTTAGGCGAGATCGCGGAGCAGCTCCGCTACGATGCGTCGACGATCGTGATCCTCGTGGCGCACGACTACAAGTTCGAGCTGCCCGCCCTGCGCGTGGTGCTGGCGCAGCAACCGGCGTACATCGGCCTGTTGGGCAGCCGCCGCCGCGGCCGCGCGATCCTCGAGTTCCTGGCCGCCGACGGATTCGACGCCGCGAGTCTCGCCCGCGTCCACGTCCCCGTCGGCCTCGACATCGGCGCCCGCAGCGCGGCCGAGATCGCCCTGGCGGCGCTCGCCGAAGCCATCGCCGTCCGCACCGGACGGCCCGGCACACCGCTGCGCGCCGCCGCCGGCGCACCCTCTGCCTAA